One part of the Olleya sp. YS genome encodes these proteins:
- the paaA gene encoding 1,2-phenylacetyl-CoA epoxidase subunit PaaA, protein MSEEQIKSLEKQFEERIARDEKIEPKDWMPEKYRKTHIRQMSQHAHSEIVGMLPEGNWITRAPSLRRKVALLAKVQDEAGHGLYLYSATETLGISREEMYEQLHTGKAKYSSIFNYPTITWADMGAIGWLVDGAAIINQVPLCNTSYGPYARAMIRVCKEESFHQRQGFEIMIKLAQGTPEQKEMAQDALNRWWWPSLMMLGPTDDVSVHTEQSMKWKLKRKSNDDLRQQFIDQTVPQADLIGLTIPDPDLKWNEERGSYDFGVIDWDEFWQVVKGHGPMNKERMKARVGAWERGEWVRDAAMAHAEKKAKRKQKQAV, encoded by the coding sequence ATGAGTGAAGAACAGATTAAAAGTTTAGAGAAACAGTTCGAAGAGCGCATCGCAAGAGACGAAAAAATCGAACCAAAAGATTGGATGCCAGAAAAATATCGAAAAACGCATATTAGACAAATGTCTCAACATGCCCATTCGGAAATTGTTGGGATGCTACCAGAAGGTAATTGGATAACAAGAGCACCATCTTTAAGACGTAAAGTAGCCTTGTTAGCAAAAGTGCAAGATGAAGCTGGACATGGTTTATACTTATATTCAGCAACAGAAACTCTAGGTATTTCTAGAGAAGAAATGTATGAGCAACTGCATACAGGAAAGGCTAAATATTCCTCAATTTTTAACTACCCAACTATCACTTGGGCAGATATGGGAGCAATTGGTTGGTTAGTAGATGGTGCAGCTATTATTAACCAAGTACCATTATGCAACACCTCTTATGGACCATATGCAAGAGCGATGATTCGTGTATGTAAAGAAGAAAGTTTTCACCAACGTCAAGGTTTCGAAATCATGATTAAACTAGCGCAAGGTACTCCAGAACAAAAGGAAATGGCTCAAGATGCTTTAAACCGTTGGTGGTGGCCAAGTTTAATGATGTTAGGACCAACAGATGATGTGTCTGTGCATACAGAACAATCTATGAAATGGAAATTAAAACGTAAATCTAACGACGATTTACGTCAGCAATTTATAGATCAAACTGTGCCTCAAGCTGATTTAATCGGATTAACCATTCCAGATCCAGATTTAAAATGGAATGAAGAACGCGGAAGTTATGATTTTGGAGTAATTGATTGGGACGAGTTCTGGCAAGTGGTAAAAGGTCATGGTCCAATGAACAAAGAACGTATGAAGGCAAGAGTTGGTGCGTGGGAACGTGGTGAATGGGTTCGTGATGCAGCTATGGCTCATGCTGAAAAGAAAGCTAAAAGAAAACAAAAACAAGCAGTATAA
- the paaB gene encoding 1,2-phenylacetyl-CoA epoxidase subunit PaaB, producing MSDKKNWPLWEVFVRSKNGLEHRHCGSLHAADEDMALENARDVYTRRSEGVSIWVVESKHITASNPENNGELFEPAHDKVYRHPTFYDLPDEVKHM from the coding sequence ATGTCTGATAAAAAAAACTGGCCTCTTTGGGAAGTCTTCGTAAGAAGTAAAAACGGATTAGAGCATCGTCATTGTGGAAGTTTACACGCAGCAGATGAGGATATGGCTTTAGAAAATGCACGCGATGTGTATACCAGAAGAAGTGAAGGTGTAAGTATTTGGGTTGTAGAATCTAAACACATTACAGCATCTAATCCTGAAAATAATGGTGAATTATTTGAACCTGCACATGATAAGGTGTATCGTCATCCAACGTTTTACGATTTGCCAGACGAAGTAAAGCATATGTGA
- a CDS encoding enoyl-CoA hydratase-related protein — MSNNSILLKIENKVAYITLNRSEVFNSFNREMAFSLHDTLDACENNDDIRAIVLTGNGKAFCAGQDLKEVTDPELNPGFKKILEEHYNPIITRIRAIKKPIIAAVNGVAAGAGANIALACDIVVAHEKVSFIQAFSLIGLVPDSAGTFFLPRLIGFQKALALAMLGDKISAEKAEKMGMIYKVIPLENFEEEVNKLAVKLANMPTKALGLIKELYNKSMTNDLESQLALESKLQIEAAQSNDYAEGVAAFIEKRKPNFRGN; from the coding sequence ATGAGCAATAATTCAATTCTATTAAAAATTGAAAATAAAGTAGCGTACATAACGCTCAACAGATCAGAAGTCTTTAATAGTTTCAATCGCGAAATGGCATTTAGTCTTCATGATACTTTAGACGCTTGCGAAAACAATGATGATATAAGAGCAATTGTGCTAACTGGAAACGGAAAAGCATTTTGTGCTGGTCAAGATTTAAAAGAAGTTACAGATCCAGAATTAAACCCAGGATTTAAAAAAATATTAGAAGAGCACTACAATCCAATAATTACAAGAATTCGTGCAATTAAAAAGCCGATTATTGCAGCAGTAAATGGTGTTGCAGCTGGAGCTGGAGCAAATATCGCTTTGGCTTGTGATATAGTTGTAGCGCATGAAAAAGTAAGTTTTATTCAAGCATTTAGCTTAATTGGGTTAGTTCCTGATAGTGCAGGGACTTTCTTTTTGCCTAGACTTATTGGATTTCAAAAAGCATTAGCATTAGCAATGTTAGGTGATAAAATCTCTGCTGAAAAAGCAGAAAAGATGGGAATGATTTACAAAGTGATTCCTTTAGAAAATTTTGAAGAAGAAGTAAATAAACTAGCTGTAAAATTAGCGAACATGCCAACCAAAGCATTAGGCTTAATTAAAGAATTATATAACAAATCAATGACAAACGATTTAGAATCTCAATTAGCATTAGAGTCTAAATTACAAATTGAAGCAGCTCAAAGCAATGATTATGCAGAAGGCGTTGCTGCATTTATAGAAAAAAGAAAACCAAACTTTAGAGGAAACTAA
- a CDS encoding rhodanese-like domain-containing protein: MGLFGFLFGNKADKIKSFQDKGAIVLDVRSKAEYDSGAIPGSKHIPLQQIQAKATEIKQWNKPIITCCASGMRSGSAAAILRSQGVEAMNGGGWQSLYNKL; the protein is encoded by the coding sequence ATGGGATTATTTGGATTTTTGTTTGGGAATAAAGCTGATAAGATTAAATCATTTCAAGACAAAGGTGCTATTGTTTTAGATGTTAGGTCTAAAGCAGAATATGACTCTGGAGCTATTCCTGGTTCAAAACACATTCCTTTACAACAAATCCAAGCTAAAGCTACAGAAATAAAACAATGGAATAAACCTATTATTACCTGTTGTGCTAGTGGTATGCGATCTGGAAGCGCTGCAGCTATTTTACGTAGTCAAGGTGTGGAAGCCATGAATGGTGGAGGATGGCAAAGCCTTTATAACAAACTATAA
- a CDS encoding 2Fe-2S iron-sulfur cluster-binding protein: MAEFHNLRVADIYKDTEDTSVVTFDVPLELYQAFQFRQGQHLTLKADINNEDVRRSYSLCSSPLDNKWQVAVKLIPGGKFSTYVNETLKTGDQIEVMAPSGTFGVDCQPKKSKNYLFFAAGSGITPVLSMIKAHLAQEPNATCKLFYVNKTAKSIIFKEELEQLRNKYFGRLEIYYFLTKERRDIELFNGRFDDEKMKVLTNTFIDIPDTSEVFLCGPEKMVNYVSEYLINAGLPKELVHFELFVTGLTEEDIKRAERLVKQNVEGTQVTIVDGGKEFLFTMTKEYDNILDAALGAGADLPFACKGGVCSTCKCEVKEGSVEMKINYALDDKEVAQNLVLSCQAVPTSDKVVVDFDV, from the coding sequence ATGGCAGAATTTCACAACTTAAGAGTTGCAGATATATATAAGGACACAGAAGATACTTCTGTCGTAACATTTGACGTTCCTTTAGAATTATATCAGGCTTTTCAGTTTAGGCAAGGACAGCATTTAACTTTAAAAGCAGATATAAATAACGAAGATGTTCGTCGTTCATATTCTCTGTGCTCAAGTCCTTTGGACAATAAATGGCAAGTAGCAGTAAAACTAATTCCTGGTGGGAAATTTTCAACCTATGTAAATGAAACTTTAAAAACTGGTGACCAAATAGAAGTCATGGCTCCAAGCGGAACATTTGGTGTCGATTGCCAGCCAAAAAAGTCAAAAAATTATTTGTTTTTCGCAGCTGGTAGTGGGATTACTCCAGTGTTGTCAATGATTAAAGCGCACTTGGCTCAAGAGCCAAATGCAACTTGCAAGCTATTTTATGTTAATAAAACAGCAAAATCTATTATCTTTAAAGAAGAACTAGAGCAGCTTAGAAATAAATACTTTGGAAGATTAGAAATTTATTATTTCTTAACCAAAGAAAGAAGAGATATCGAGTTGTTTAATGGACGTTTTGATGATGAAAAGATGAAAGTGCTAACAAATACTTTTATTGATATTCCAGATACAAGTGAAGTCTTTTTATGTGGTCCAGAAAAAATGGTAAACTATGTAAGTGAGTATCTAATCAATGCAGGATTACCAAAAGAATTGGTCCATTTTGAATTGTTTGTCACTGGATTAACCGAAGAAGATATAAAAAGAGCAGAACGTTTAGTAAAACAAAATGTAGAAGGTACACAAGTAACTATTGTTGATGGTGGAAAAGAGTTTTTATTCACCATGACAAAAGAATATGACAATATTTTAGATGCTGCTTTAGGTGCAGGAGCAGACTTGCCTTTCGCCTGTAAAGGTGGTGTTTGCAGCACTTGTAAATGCGAAGTGAAAGAAGGTAGTGTAGAAATGAAAATTAACTACGCATTAGACGACAAAGAAGTAGCACAAAATTTGGTATTAAGTTGTCAAGCTGTACCAACATCAGACAAAGTTGTAGTCGATTTTGACGTGTGA
- a CDS encoding DUF4230 domain-containing protein, whose product MRKIIIGIVLAFVISFIFKKCTEGKTNQTIINEHSALIAKEIKNVGKLIVTEGYFSDAYSYKNSKPIFANLTSNKQALIIVNAEVTVAYDLSKIEFAIDSTNKILKIKSIPEEEIKIYPELEYYDIESGYFNEFDADDYNKIKNIVKERITKKVEASNLRINSKNRLISELSKFYILTNSLGWTLQYNDNKIDNQDKLEILKL is encoded by the coding sequence ATGCGAAAAATTATAATAGGTATTGTCTTAGCGTTTGTTATTTCCTTTATTTTTAAAAAATGTACAGAAGGAAAAACTAACCAAACCATCATAAACGAACATTCGGCATTAATAGCCAAAGAAATTAAAAACGTTGGTAAACTTATTGTTACGGAAGGCTATTTCAGTGATGCTTATAGTTATAAAAATTCTAAACCAATTTTTGCTAATTTAACCTCAAATAAACAGGCTTTAATTATTGTTAATGCAGAAGTTACAGTAGCCTACGATTTAAGTAAAATAGAATTTGCAATTGATAGCACTAATAAAATATTGAAGATTAAATCTATTCCTGAAGAAGAAATTAAAATCTATCCAGAATTAGAATATTACGATATTGAAAGTGGATATTTTAACGAATTTGATGCAGATGATTATAATAAAATAAAAAATATAGTCAAAGAACGAATCACTAAAAAAGTAGAAGCTTCCAACTTACGCATTAACTCAAAAAATAGATTGATTAGCGAGTTGTCAAAATTCTATATACTAACCAACAGTTTGGGTTGGACCTTGCAATACAACGATAACAAGATTGATAATCAAGATAAATTAGAAATTCTTAAATTATAG
- a CDS encoding GSCFA domain-containing protein encodes MEFQTEIKLKKQEDNQIDYHSKVLLLGSCFSENIGETFEYYKFQNYINPFGVLFHPKAIETLVSNALNGKKYTENDIFLNNEQFHCYDAHSRISNPTKSLVLHQLNAALQKTNHYLKHATHVVITLGTAWVYRLQDTKQIVANCHKMPQKQFDKTLLSVDDILLSLQVITNQIEKVNPNVNIIFTVSPVRHVKDGFVENTQSKSHLITAIHQFLHRQSSIKNHKSYYFPAFEIMMDQLRDYRFYKEDMIHPNAIAIQFIWERFKEVWISKSAEETIEDVTYIQKGIQHKPFNPKSEAHLKFIEQLESKKQLLAIKFPQIKFD; translated from the coding sequence ATGGAATTTCAAACCGAAATAAAACTCAAAAAGCAAGAAGATAATCAAATAGATTATCACTCTAAAGTATTGCTTTTAGGATCGTGTTTTTCGGAGAATATCGGAGAGACTTTCGAGTATTACAAGTTTCAGAACTACATTAATCCATTTGGCGTTTTATTTCATCCTAAAGCAATCGAAACCTTAGTTAGTAATGCTTTAAACGGTAAAAAATATACTGAAAATGATATTTTTTTAAACAATGAACAGTTTCATTGTTATGATGCGCATTCTAGAATAAGCAACCCAACCAAAAGTTTAGTGTTACATCAATTAAATGCTGCTTTACAAAAAACTAATCATTACTTAAAACATGCTACACACGTAGTCATAACCTTAGGTACTGCTTGGGTATATCGTTTACAGGACACTAAACAAATAGTAGCTAATTGCCATAAAATGCCTCAAAAACAATTTGATAAGACATTGTTAAGTGTTGATGATATTCTGTTATCGCTTCAGGTTATAACTAATCAAATAGAAAAGGTAAATCCTAACGTGAATATCATTTTTACAGTATCACCAGTGCGTCATGTAAAAGATGGATTTGTTGAAAATACTCAAAGTAAATCACATTTAATTACAGCTATTCATCAGTTTTTGCATCGTCAATCATCAATCAAAAATCATAAATCGTATTATTTTCCTGCTTTCGAGATTATGATGGATCAATTACGCGATTATCGTTTTTATAAAGAAGACATGATACATCCTAATGCTATTGCCATTCAATTTATTTGGGAACGTTTTAAAGAAGTTTGGATATCAAAATCTGCTGAAGAAACTATTGAAGACGTTACATATATTCAAAAAGGTATTCAACACAAGCCATTTAATCCAAAGTCTGAAGCCCATTTAAAATTTATTGAACAATTAGAATCTAAAAAACAATTATTAGCAATAAAGTTTCCGCAAATTAAGTTTGATTAG
- the paaC gene encoding 1,2-phenylacetyl-CoA epoxidase subunit PaaC has product MKKENLYNYILGIADNSLILGQRMGELCGHGPSLETDIACTNISLDLFGQVRSYFQYAAKIAGDGRTEDDIAMLRKEREYKNVLLVEQPNTNFAYTIGRQFLFDVYHLAFLSELQKSTDLTLSAIANKCIKEVSYHERFSSDWVKRLGDGTEESKTKMQEAINDLWTYTDELFHQTEADKAMVSDGIGFDVTKLKEAYYKNVSDLLLESTLEVPESKYFQKGGKQGIHTEHLGYLLSDLQYMQRTYPNMEW; this is encoded by the coding sequence ATGAAAAAAGAAAACTTATATAATTACATTTTAGGCATAGCAGATAACAGTTTAATCCTTGGTCAGCGTATGGGAGAGCTTTGCGGTCACGGACCAAGTTTAGAAACAGATATAGCTTGCACCAATATATCATTAGATTTATTTGGTCAAGTACGCAGCTATTTTCAATACGCAGCTAAAATTGCAGGTGACGGAAGAACAGAAGACGATATAGCCATGCTTCGTAAAGAACGTGAGTATAAAAATGTATTGTTAGTAGAGCAACCTAATACAAACTTCGCCTATACAATTGGTCGTCAATTTTTATTTGATGTGTATCATTTAGCCTTTCTTTCAGAATTACAAAAAAGTACAGATTTAACATTGTCAGCAATAGCTAATAAATGCATCAAAGAAGTAAGTTATCACGAACGTTTCTCTTCAGATTGGGTAAAGCGTTTAGGTGATGGTACAGAAGAAAGTAAAACTAAAATGCAAGAAGCAATCAACGATTTGTGGACCTATACAGATGAATTATTTCATCAAACGGAAGCAGATAAAGCAATGGTTTCAGATGGAATAGGTTTTGATGTCACCAAATTAAAAGAAGCCTATTATAAAAATGTTAGTGATTTATTGCTAGAATCTACTTTAGAAGTACCAGAATCTAAATACTTCCAAAAAGGAGGAAAGCAAGGTATTCACACAGAACATTTAGGATATTTATTAAGCGATTTGCAATATATGCAACGAACGTATCCTAATATGGAATGGTAA
- a CDS encoding TetR/AcrR family transcriptional regulator — protein MKQAISKDNIIHTAANLFKDKGYSAVTMRDLASQMGIKAASLYNHINSKQDLLKTIVITIAEEFTNGMDNIVASNTSNIEKLKHIIALHVNITANNTSGMASLNNDWMHLEDQLDYYLKLRSDYETNFLKIIKQGIASSEIKNTNPEIIMFSMLTTLQSLYLWIPKKEDLNANDLAYTLSQVLIDGINN, from the coding sequence TTGAAACAAGCTATTAGCAAAGACAACATTATCCATACTGCAGCTAACTTATTTAAAGATAAAGGATACAGTGCAGTTACTATGAGAGATTTGGCGTCGCAAATGGGTATTAAAGCAGCCAGTTTGTACAATCATATCAACTCTAAGCAAGATTTACTTAAAACTATAGTTATTACTATTGCAGAAGAGTTTACAAATGGGATGGATAACATTGTGGCTTCTAATACATCAAATATTGAAAAACTTAAGCACATAATAGCTTTGCATGTTAACATTACCGCAAATAACACCAGTGGTATGGCATCTCTTAATAACGATTGGATGCATCTTGAAGATCAATTAGACTATTATTTAAAACTCAGAAGTGATTACGAAACCAATTTTTTAAAAATTATTAAACAAGGTATCGCGTCTTCAGAAATTAAAAATACTAATCCAGAAATAATCATGTTTTCTATGTTAACAACTTTGCAGTCCCTATATCTTTGGATTCCTAAAAAAGAAGATCTTAATGCTAACGATCTAGCCTATACCTTAAGTCAAGTCCTCATTGATGGAATTAACAACTAA
- the paaD gene encoding 1,2-phenylacetyl-CoA epoxidase subunit PaaD — MTATEQNIDQILIPILEQVFDPEIPVLSIMDMGVVRSAVIENDIVKVEITPTYSGCPAMDVIGDDIKKALIEAGYESKIDLILHPAWTTDWITPRGRKALEDYGIAAPLDAEADKDVLLNGKRIVKCTNCGSQNTRLVSQFGSTACKAQFQCDDCQEPFDYFKCLK, encoded by the coding sequence ATGACAGCAACAGAACAAAACATAGATCAAATCTTGATTCCAATTCTGGAACAAGTATTTGATCCAGAAATTCCAGTATTATCCATCATGGACATGGGAGTGGTGCGTTCTGCTGTTATTGAAAATGATATTGTAAAAGTTGAAATCACACCAACTTACAGTGGTTGTCCAGCAATGGATGTGATTGGAGATGATATAAAAAAAGCATTAATAGAAGCAGGATACGAATCTAAAATTGATTTGATTTTGCATCCAGCTTGGACAACCGATTGGATTACACCAAGAGGTCGTAAAGCATTAGAAGATTACGGTATAGCAGCACCATTAGATGCAGAAGCAGATAAAGATGTTTTGTTAAACGGAAAGCGAATAGTAAAATGTACTAATTGTGGTTCGCAAAACACACGATTAGTCAGTCAGTTTGGTTCTACAGCATGTAAAGCACAATTTCAATGTGACGATTGTCAAGAACCATTTGATTATTTTAAATGTTTAAAATAA
- the alaS gene encoding alanine--tRNA ligase codes for MNSQDIRATFLNFFKDKKHSIVPSAPMVLKDDPTLMFVNSGMAPFKEFFLGNAQPKNNRIADTQKCLRVSGKHNDLEEVGYDTYHHTLFEMLGNWSFGDYFKKEAIAWAWELLTEVYNIDKDILYVTVFEGSDDKDNLKMDTEAYDIWKQYISEDRILKGNKKDNFWEMGEQGPCGPCSEIHVDIRTPEEKAKVDGKSLVNEDHPQVVEIWNLVFMQYNRKADGSLEGLPNKHIDTGMGFERLCMVLQDVKSNYDTDVFTPIIREIETITGKDYNKNEKIDIAIRVISDHVRAVAFSIADGQLPSNTGAGYVIRRILRRAVRYGFTFLDKKEPFIYRLVNVLTEKMGKAFPELKAQKQLIENVIKEEETSFLRTLDQGLAILDRIVDNATDKQVSGSKVFELKDTYGFPEDLTDLILREKGFSYNKEEYNKRLKEQQDRGREASELKSDDWTILIQDDEQEFIGYDQLEAKVKITKYRKVVSKKDGTMYQLVFNLTPFYAEGGGQVGDKGYIQAANGDVSYIIDTKKENNIIIHLTKELPRDVNQTFIAKVDEKQRYRTECNHTATHLLHQALREVLGDHVEQKGSAVHSKYLRFDFSHFSKMTVEELRDVENFVNARIESKLPLQEGRNVPMEKAIAEGAMALFGEKYGDAVRTVRFGQSIELCGGTHVDNTADIWHFKIISEGAVASGIRRIEAITNDAVKSYFHENNRTFFEMKDLLNNAKEPVKALQNLQDENTNLKKQIEQLLKDKAKNIKGELKSEIVEINGVNFLAKQLDLDASGIKDLCFELGSQFENLYLLFAAENNGKVILTCYISKNLVESKDLNAGTIVRELGKHIHGGGGGQPFFATAGGKNPEGIKDALEAAKTYIV; via the coding sequence ATGAACTCTCAAGACATACGCGCAACATTCCTAAATTTTTTTAAAGACAAAAAACATAGTATTGTACCTTCTGCACCAATGGTTCTAAAGGATGATCCAACATTAATGTTTGTAAATTCTGGTATGGCGCCTTTTAAAGAGTTTTTCTTAGGAAATGCACAACCAAAAAATAACCGTATTGCAGATACTCAAAAATGTCTAAGAGTGTCTGGTAAGCACAATGATTTAGAAGAGGTTGGTTATGATACGTATCATCACACCTTATTTGAAATGTTAGGTAATTGGTCTTTTGGTGATTATTTTAAAAAAGAAGCAATTGCTTGGGCTTGGGAGTTATTGACAGAAGTTTACAATATTGATAAAGACATTTTATACGTCACTGTTTTTGAAGGTAGTGATGACAAGGATAACCTTAAAATGGATACCGAAGCTTATGATATTTGGAAACAATACATCAGCGAAGACCGTATTTTAAAAGGAAACAAAAAAGACAACTTTTGGGAAATGGGTGAGCAAGGACCATGTGGACCTTGTAGCGAAATTCATGTGGATATTCGTACTCCTGAAGAAAAAGCTAAAGTAGATGGTAAATCTTTGGTAAACGAAGATCATCCTCAAGTGGTTGAAATTTGGAACTTAGTTTTCATGCAATATAACCGTAAAGCAGATGGAAGCTTAGAAGGTTTACCAAATAAACATATTGACACAGGAATGGGTTTTGAACGTTTGTGTATGGTTTTACAAGATGTGAAATCTAATTACGACACTGATGTTTTTACTCCTATTATTAGAGAGATTGAAACCATTACTGGAAAAGATTATAATAAAAACGAAAAAATAGATATTGCCATTCGAGTGATTTCTGATCATGTGCGTGCAGTTGCATTTTCTATTGCAGATGGACAATTACCAAGTAATACAGGAGCTGGTTATGTTATACGTCGAATTTTAAGACGTGCAGTCCGTTATGGTTTTACCTTTTTAGATAAAAAAGAACCTTTTATCTACCGTTTGGTCAATGTCTTGACCGAAAAAATGGGTAAAGCATTCCCAGAACTTAAAGCACAAAAGCAATTAATTGAAAACGTTATAAAAGAAGAAGAAACATCTTTTTTACGCACATTAGATCAAGGACTCGCTATTTTAGATCGTATAGTTGATAATGCTACAGATAAGCAAGTGTCAGGATCTAAAGTGTTTGAGTTAAAAGATACCTATGGTTTTCCTGAAGATTTAACAGATTTAATTTTACGCGAAAAAGGATTTTCATACAATAAAGAAGAATATAATAAACGCCTAAAAGAACAACAAGATAGAGGTCGTGAAGCTTCAGAGTTAAAGTCAGACGATTGGACTATATTAATTCAAGATGACGAGCAAGAATTTATTGGTTATGATCAATTAGAAGCTAAAGTCAAGATTACTAAATATCGTAAAGTGGTTTCTAAAAAAGATGGAACCATGTACCAATTGGTATTTAACTTAACACCATTTTACGCAGAAGGTGGTGGGCAAGTAGGTGATAAAGGATATATACAAGCTGCAAATGGTGACGTGTCTTATATAATAGATACAAAAAAGGAGAATAATATAATTATACATTTAACTAAAGAGTTACCTCGTGATGTTAATCAAACTTTTATTGCAAAAGTAGATGAAAAACAACGTTACAGAACCGAGTGTAATCATACAGCAACCCATTTGTTACATCAAGCTTTAAGAGAGGTGCTAGGTGATCATGTAGAGCAAAAAGGTAGTGCAGTACACTCTAAATATTTACGTTTTGATTTCTCACATTTTTCCAAAATGACAGTTGAAGAATTACGTGATGTAGAAAACTTTGTAAATGCACGTATCGAAAGTAAATTACCATTGCAAGAAGGTCGTAATGTGCCAATGGAAAAAGCAATAGCAGAAGGTGCTATGGCGTTATTTGGTGAAAAATATGGTGATGCTGTGCGTACTGTGCGTTTTGGTCAATCTATAGAATTGTGTGGAGGAACACATGTTGATAATACAGCAGATATCTGGCATTTTAAAATTATATCAGAAGGCGCAGTGGCTTCTGGAATACGTCGTATTGAAGCAATTACTAATGATGCAGTTAAGTCTTATTTTCATGAAAACAACAGAACATTTTTTGAAATGAAAGACCTGCTTAATAACGCTAAAGAGCCAGTAAAAGCTTTACAAAATCTTCAAGACGAAAACACAAACCTAAAAAAGCAAATCGAACAGTTGTTAAAAGATAAAGCTAAAAATATTAAAGGCGAATTAAAGTCTGAAATAGTGGAAATTAACGGAGTTAATTTTTTGGCGAAACAACTAGATTTAGATGCTTCAGGAATTAAAGATTTGTGTTTTGAACTAGGTAGTCAGTTTGAAAACCTATACTTATTATTTGCTGCAGAAAATAACGGAAAAGTTATTCTGACCTGTTACATTTCTAAAAATTTAGTTGAATCTAAAGATTTAAATGCTGGAACCATTGTTAGAGAATTAGGAAAACACATCCATGGAGGTGGTGGTGGCCAACCATTTTTTGCAACAGCAGGTGGTAAAAATCCAGAAGGTATAAAAGATGCTCTGGAAGCAGCAAAAACATATATCGTTTAA